One Rhipicephalus microplus isolate Deutch F79 chromosome 4, USDA_Rmic, whole genome shotgun sequence genomic window carries:
- the LOC119171558 gene encoding (3R)-3-hydroxyacyl-CoA dehydrogenase isoform X1 translates to MSLDGRLALVTGGASGIGEAVCRALAEEGAAVVVADKHIEAARQVAASLPGDEKHRAVYVDVGDSASVQRLFGNINDANAALPLSAVVNCAGIIAFAPIMDCSEDVFDDIIRVNLKGTFLVIQEASRYILRSGQPMPEGGAAIVNVASIFGKSGQENAAAYCASKGGIVALTKSAAQELAPHNIRCNAVLPGCTETPMNATAPGDMRAEAIASTPLKRMAQPREIAEAIKFLCLPKASSFVTGAALEVTGGWRMLFSVKCVCVNLVVL, encoded by the exons ATGTCTCTCGACGGTCGTCTAGCACTGGTGACTGGAGGCGCCAGCGGCATCGGCGAGGCCGTGTGCCGTGCGCTGGCCGAAGAAGGTGCCGCCGTGGTAGTCGCCGACAAGCACATCGAGGCTGCGAGGCAAGTAGCCGCCTCTCTGCCAG GTGACGAAAAGCATCGGGCCGTGTACGTGGATGTCGGTGATTCGGCTTCTGTGCAGCGGCTGTTTGGCAACATCAACGATGCAAACGCAGCACTGCCCCTGAGCGCCGTCGTCAACTGCGCCGGAATTATTGCTTTCGCGCCCATCATGGACTGCAGCGAGGACGTGTTCGACGACATCATCAGGGTCAACCTCAAG GGCACTTTCCTGGTGATTCAGGAGGCTAGCCGCTACATTCTTCGGTCGGGTCAGCCGATGCCCGAAGGAGGTGCAGCCATCGTAAACGTCGCGAGCATCTTCGGCAAGAGTGGCCAAGAAAACGCGGCGGCGTACTGCGCTTCCAAGGGCGGCATCGTGGCGCTAACCAAGTCAGCAGCGCAGGAGCTGGCACCACACAACATTCGCTGCAACGCCGTGCTTCCGGGCTGTACTGAGACACCGATGAATGCCACTGCACCTGGAGACATGAGAGCTGAAGCGATTGCTTCGACGCCACTTAAGAGAATGGCTCAGCCGCGAGAGATCGCGGAAGCCATCAAATTCCTGTGCTTGCCAAAAGCGAGCTCTTTCGTCACGGGCGCCGCACTCGAAGTAACAGGAGGCTGGCGCATGTTATTTTCCGTCAAGTGCGTCTGTGTTAATCTCGTGGTTCTATAG
- the LOC119171558 gene encoding estradiol 17-beta-dehydrogenase 8 isoform X2: MSLDGRLALVTGGASGIGEAVCRALAEEGAAVVVADKHIEAARQVAASLPALPLSAVVNCAGIIAFAPIMDCSEDVFDDIIRVNLKGTFLVIQEASRYILRSGQPMPEGGAAIVNVASIFGKSGQENAAAYCASKGGIVALTKSAAQELAPHNIRCNAVLPGCTETPMNATAPGDMRAEAIASTPLKRMAQPREIAEAIKFLCLPKASSFVTGAALEVTGGWRMLFSVKCVCVNLVVL, translated from the exons ATGTCTCTCGACGGTCGTCTAGCACTGGTGACTGGAGGCGCCAGCGGCATCGGCGAGGCCGTGTGCCGTGCGCTGGCCGAAGAAGGTGCCGCCGTGGTAGTCGCCGACAAGCACATCGAGGCTGCGAGGCAAGTAGCCGCCTCTCTGCCAG CACTGCCCCTGAGCGCCGTCGTCAACTGCGCCGGAATTATTGCTTTCGCGCCCATCATGGACTGCAGCGAGGACGTGTTCGACGACATCATCAGGGTCAACCTCAAG GGCACTTTCCTGGTGATTCAGGAGGCTAGCCGCTACATTCTTCGGTCGGGTCAGCCGATGCCCGAAGGAGGTGCAGCCATCGTAAACGTCGCGAGCATCTTCGGCAAGAGTGGCCAAGAAAACGCGGCGGCGTACTGCGCTTCCAAGGGCGGCATCGTGGCGCTAACCAAGTCAGCAGCGCAGGAGCTGGCACCACACAACATTCGCTGCAACGCCGTGCTTCCGGGCTGTACTGAGACACCGATGAATGCCACTGCACCTGGAGACATGAGAGCTGAAGCGATTGCTTCGACGCCACTTAAGAGAATGGCTCAGCCGCGAGAGATCGCGGAAGCCATCAAATTCCTGTGCTTGCCAAAAGCGAGCTCTTTCGTCACGGGCGCCGCACTCGAAGTAACAGGAGGCTGGCGCATGTTATTTTCCGTCAAGTGCGTCTGTGTTAATCTCGTGGTTCTATAG